In a genomic window of Bordetella petrii:
- a CDS encoding carbon-nitrogen hydrolase family protein produces the protein MGVSGSNSTVVAAIQMVSTPDVQDNLRQAGELITEAAAAGARLISLPEYFCFMGHGDLQKLEIKEQPGQGPIQDFLAAQAERHGVWLAGGTLPLACPDPGRVFNSTFVYGPDGKPAARYDKIHLFNFQRGDEAYDESIAIRPGDTVRAFDAPWGRVGLSVCYDLRFPELYRALGQVDLILVPAAFTYTTGKAHWELLLRARAIENQCYVLAAAQGGRHPNGRRTWGHSMLIDPWGEVLGVLPEGPGVVSGTIEAERLAQVRASLPALRHRVL, from the coding sequence ATGGGTGTTTCAGGGTCGAATTCAACGGTAGTGGCCGCCATCCAGATGGTCTCAACGCCCGACGTGCAGGATAATCTGCGCCAGGCCGGCGAGTTAATCACCGAAGCGGCGGCCGCGGGGGCGCGCCTGATTTCCCTGCCCGAGTATTTCTGTTTTATGGGGCATGGCGATCTGCAGAAGCTCGAAATAAAGGAACAGCCCGGCCAGGGGCCGATCCAGGATTTCCTGGCGGCCCAGGCCGAACGGCATGGCGTGTGGCTGGCGGGCGGCACGCTGCCGCTGGCCTGCCCCGACCCGGGCCGGGTATTCAACAGCACCTTTGTCTATGGCCCCGACGGCAAACCGGCCGCACGCTACGACAAAATCCATTTGTTCAATTTCCAGCGCGGCGACGAGGCCTATGACGAGTCCATCGCCATCCGCCCGGGCGATACGGTGCGCGCCTTCGATGCGCCGTGGGGGCGGGTGGGCCTGTCGGTCTGCTACGACTTGCGGTTTCCCGAGCTTTACCGCGCCCTGGGGCAGGTGGACTTGATTCTGGTGCCGGCCGCCTTTACCTACACCACGGGCAAGGCGCACTGGGAGCTGCTGCTGCGCGCGCGCGCCATCGAAAACCAATGCTATGTGCTGGCCGCCGCACAGGGCGGGCGCCATCCTAATGGCCGGCGCACCTGGGGCCATTCCATGCTGATCGACCCGTGGGGCGAGGTGCTCGGCGTCCTGCCCGAGGGGCCAGGCGTGGTCAGCGGTACCATAGAGGCTGAGCGCCTGGCGCAAGTGCGCGCATCACTGCCGGCATTGCGCCATCGAGTCCTGTAA
- a CDS encoding H-NS histone family protein: protein MPRETYSALQAKIEKEINKLQKKAEALQNKRRKPVIASIVASMREYNITPEEIASAFGGASKSRASGNRKAAPAAKRQVAPKYRHPKTGETWSGRGKAPRWLTAEEAAGNSRETFLIAE, encoded by the coding sequence ATGCCCCGTGAAACGTACTCCGCCCTGCAAGCCAAAATAGAAAAAGAAATAAACAAATTGCAAAAAAAAGCGGAAGCCCTGCAAAACAAGCGCCGCAAACCGGTTATTGCATCCATTGTCGCGTCGATGCGCGAATACAATATTACCCCCGAGGAAATCGCCAGCGCTTTTGGCGGCGCCTCGAAATCGCGAGCCTCGGGCAATCGCAAGGCCGCGCCGGCCGCCAAACGCCAGGTGGCGCCCAAGTACCGCCACCCCAAGACCGGTGAAACCTGGAGCGGCCGCGGCAAGGCGCCGCGCTGGCTGACCGCCGAAGAAGCCGCGGGCAACAGCCGCGAAACCTTCCTGATCGCCGAATAA
- a CDS encoding DUF4136 domain-containing protein: MSQSLSWLGFWRWAGIAVALSAGLLTGCATPTVEARVTSFQQWPADVVGQTYRFVDAEPGQAGNLEYQAYQDTMRAGIGPTGLVEARAGQSARFKVSFKYGSEQTQVMVRRAYDPYFYGGYGGFYGPRWWGGGFGYWGPDWVDVPAVAYRNRLSVEIHDSARNDAEVYRATAYIVTGREDLVRTMPYLVRAIFDNFPGNNGSEREVEYPLDR, encoded by the coding sequence ATGTCCCAATCCCTATCGTGGCTCGGTTTCTGGCGGTGGGCCGGTATAGCGGTCGCGCTGTCGGCCGGGTTGCTGACAGGCTGCGCCACGCCCACGGTCGAGGCCCGCGTCACGTCGTTCCAGCAATGGCCCGCCGACGTGGTCGGCCAGACCTACCGGTTCGTGGATGCCGAACCCGGCCAGGCCGGCAACCTGGAATACCAGGCCTACCAGGACACGATGCGCGCCGGCATCGGGCCCACCGGCCTGGTCGAGGCGCGGGCGGGCCAGTCGGCGCGCTTCAAGGTGTCGTTCAAGTACGGGTCCGAGCAAACCCAGGTAATGGTGCGCCGCGCCTATGATCCGTATTTCTATGGCGGCTATGGCGGGTTTTACGGGCCGCGCTGGTGGGGCGGCGGCTTCGGGTATTGGGGCCCCGACTGGGTCGACGTGCCCGCGGTGGCATATCGCAACCGCCTCAGTGTCGAAATCCACGATAGCGCGCGCAATGACGCCGAGGTATATCGTGCCACGGCGTATATAGTCACCGGCCGTGAAGACCTGGTGCGCACCATGCCGTATCTGGTGCGCGCCATATTCGATAATTTCCCGGGCAATAATGGCTCGGAGCGCGAAGTGGAATATCCGCTCGACCGCTGA
- the pepN gene encoding aminopeptidase N, giving the protein MRTETPVTVYRKDYQPYPYAIPEVALAFDLDPESTQVHSTLRIERKADAPADAPLVLDGAELELVSLQVDGKPWPADRYTLDDSALILSGLPGAATIDIVSRCRPAANSTLMGLYVSGGNFFTQCEAEGFRRITWFADRPDVMSRYRVTLRATADYPVLLSNGNLLATHTLPDGRQEAQWEDPFPKPCYLFALVAGRLTHRETTVQTASGRPVLLQVYSDPGSEDRTEWALESLVRALRWDESRFGLELDLDRFMVVAVRDFNMGAMENKGLNIFNAAYVLADPHTATDANYEGIEAVIGHEYFHNWTGNRVTCRDWFQLSLKEGLTVFRDQEFTADMMARDLDPAAAASARAVKRIDDVVTLRAAQYPEDAGPMAHPIRPESYQEIGNFYTATVYEKGAEVIRMQHTLLGAEGFRAGMDEYFRRHDGQAVTCDDFVAAMESVYARQHPGRDLSVFRRWYRQAGTPRVAVSLDYDAAARQCTVTLAQRCPPAGVEKRAGDGYVKAPPHIPFALGLLDPQGRALPLRLAGGQPQDTALLELTQESQQWVFHDVPAQPVPSLLRGFSAPVIVEYNWSDAELALLSAHDTDPFARWEAGQELATRQILALAASQQSGAPMQADAAFIQAWRALLTDPTLDAGYRARALALPSEKTLAERMQAIDPPALAAARDFLRAELGRELAAEWRAAFDGNQTPGAYSPAPGPAGRRALKNQALSHLMAAGLDGAQALAQAQFDQAGNMTDSLAALSALVNHGQPQAAAQALQAFYTRWQDDPLVIDKWFTLQATARGTDVEAVRALMAHPAFTLRNPNRARALVFQFCLNNARGLHRADGAGYAYWTEQVLALDALNPEIAARLARALDNWSRFVPALRAPMQAALQQVRGHAGLSRNVLEIVSKALEFAA; this is encoded by the coding sequence ATGCGCACCGAAACGCCTGTAACCGTATATCGCAAGGATTATCAGCCCTATCCGTATGCCATTCCGGAAGTCGCCCTGGCGTTCGACCTGGACCCCGAATCCACCCAGGTGCACAGTACGCTGCGCATCGAGCGCAAGGCCGATGCCCCTGCCGACGCGCCGCTGGTGCTGGATGGCGCCGAACTGGAGCTGGTGTCGCTGCAGGTCGACGGCAAACCCTGGCCGGCAGACCGCTATACGCTGGACGACAGCGCCCTGATCCTGTCGGGGCTGCCGGGCGCCGCCACAATCGATATCGTCAGCCGCTGCCGGCCCGCCGCCAATTCCACCCTGATGGGCTTGTATGTGTCGGGCGGCAATTTCTTCACGCAATGCGAGGCCGAAGGCTTTCGCCGCATTACCTGGTTCGCCGACCGGCCCGACGTCATGTCGCGCTACCGCGTCACGCTGCGCGCCACGGCCGACTACCCGGTACTGCTGTCCAACGGCAACCTGCTGGCCACGCACACCCTGCCCGACGGCCGCCAGGAAGCGCAATGGGAAGACCCGTTTCCCAAACCCTGCTATCTGTTTGCCCTGGTGGCCGGCCGCCTGACCCATCGCGAAACCACCGTGCAGACCGCCAGCGGCCGCCCGGTGCTGCTGCAGGTGTACAGCGACCCCGGCTCTGAAGACCGCACCGAGTGGGCGCTTGAGTCGCTGGTGCGGGCGCTGCGCTGGGACGAGTCCCGCTTCGGCCTGGAACTCGACCTGGACCGTTTCATGGTGGTGGCGGTGCGCGACTTCAACATGGGGGCCATGGAAAACAAGGGCCTCAACATTTTCAACGCCGCCTATGTGCTGGCCGATCCGCACACCGCCACCGATGCCAACTACGAGGGCATCGAGGCCGTGATCGGGCACGAGTATTTTCACAACTGGACCGGCAACCGGGTCACCTGCCGCGACTGGTTCCAGCTCAGCCTGAAAGAAGGCCTGACCGTTTTCCGCGACCAGGAATTCACCGCCGACATGATGGCGCGCGATCTGGACCCGGCCGCGGCCGCCAGCGCCCGCGCCGTCAAGCGCATTGACGACGTGGTTACCTTGCGCGCGGCGCAGTATCCGGAAGACGCGGGCCCCATGGCCCACCCCATCCGGCCGGAAAGCTACCAGGAAATCGGCAACTTCTATACGGCCACGGTGTACGAGAAAGGCGCCGAGGTCATCCGCATGCAGCACACCCTGCTGGGCGCGGAAGGTTTTCGCGCCGGCATGGACGAATACTTCCGGCGCCACGACGGCCAGGCCGTCACCTGCGACGATTTCGTGGCCGCGATGGAATCCGTGTATGCGCGCCAGCACCCCGGCCGCGATCTCTCGGTGTTCCGCCGCTGGTACCGCCAGGCGGGCACGCCGCGCGTGGCCGTCAGCCTCGATTACGATGCGGCCGCCAGGCAGTGCACCGTCACGCTCGCCCAGCGTTGCCCGCCCGCGGGTGTGGAAAAGCGCGCCGGCGACGGCTACGTGAAAGCGCCGCCGCACATTCCCTTTGCACTGGGTCTGCTCGATCCCCAGGGTCGCGCGCTGCCGCTGCGGCTGGCGGGCGGGCAGCCGCAGGACACGGCGCTGCTCGAACTCACGCAGGAAAGCCAGCAATGGGTGTTCCACGACGTGCCCGCCCAGCCGGTGCCGTCGCTGCTGCGCGGCTTTTCCGCGCCGGTGATCGTCGAATACAACTGGAGCGACGCTGAACTGGCTCTGCTCTCGGCCCATGACACCGACCCCTTCGCCCGCTGGGAGGCCGGCCAGGAACTGGCCACGCGCCAGATCCTGGCGCTGGCGGCCAGCCAGCAGTCCGGCGCGCCTATGCAGGCCGACGCCGCCTTCATCCAGGCCTGGCGCGCCCTGCTCACCGACCCGACGCTTGACGCCGGCTACCGTGCCCGCGCCCTGGCCCTGCCCTCGGAAAAAACCCTGGCCGAACGCATGCAGGCCATCGACCCGCCGGCCCTCGCCGCCGCGCGCGATTTCCTGCGCGCCGAGCTGGGCCGCGAACTGGCGGCCGAATGGCGGGCCGCGTTCGACGGCAACCAGACGCCCGGCGCATACAGCCCGGCACCCGGCCCGGCCGGCCGGCGCGCGCTGAAGAACCAGGCCTTGTCGCACCTGATGGCGGCGGGCCTGGACGGCGCGCAGGCGCTGGCTCAGGCGCAGTTCGACCAGGCCGGCAACATGACCGACAGCCTGGCGGCGCTATCCGCCCTGGTGAATCACGGCCAGCCCCAGGCCGCCGCCCAGGCGCTGCAGGCTTTCTATACCCGCTGGCAGGACGACCCGCTGGTCATCGACAAATGGTTCACGCTGCAAGCCACCGCGCGCGGCACCGACGTCGAGGCGGTGCGCGCGCTGATGGCGCATCCCGCGTTTACACTGCGCAACCCCAACCGCGCGCGCGCCCTGGTGTTCCAGTTCTGCCTGAACAATGCGCGCGGCCTGCACCGCGCCGACGGCGCGGGCTACGCCTACTGGACCGAGCAGGTGCTGGCGCTGGATGCGCTGAACCCCGAAATCGCCGCCCGCCTGGCGCGCGCGCTCGACAACTGGAGCCGCTTCGTGCCGGCGCTGCGCGCGCCCATGCAGGCCGCGCTGCAGCAGGTGCGCGGTCATGCCGGACTGTCGCGCAACGTGCTCGAAATCGTATCCAAGGCGCTGGAATTCGCCGCCTGA
- a CDS encoding class 1 fructose-bisphosphatase, whose protein sequence is MKRKTLTQYLVEQQRSANALGPEVRLLIEVVARACKAISHAVSKGALGGVLGSLESENVQGEVQKKLDVLSNEILLEANEWGGHLAAMASEEMETIHLIPNRYPKGEYLLLFDPLDGSSNIDVNVSIGTIFSVLHAPHRVAGAEEVCEQDFLQPGSQQVAAGYAVYGPQTMLVLTIGTGVVGFTLDREMGSWVLTHENMRVPEDTKEFAINMSNMRHWAPPVRRYIDECLAGTTGPLGKDYNMRWIASMVADVHRIMTRGGIFMYPWDAREPGKAGKLRLMYEANPMSMIIEQAGGAAIDGTRRILDIQPDKLHQRVSVILGSKNEVERVGRYHAEAAQAPA, encoded by the coding sequence TTGAAACGCAAAACCCTTACCCAATACCTGGTCGAGCAGCAGCGCTCGGCCAATGCCCTAGGCCCCGAGGTGCGGCTGCTGATCGAAGTCGTGGCGCGCGCCTGCAAGGCCATCAGCCACGCCGTCAGCAAAGGCGCGCTGGGAGGCGTGCTGGGCAGCCTCGAGTCCGAGAACGTCCAGGGCGAAGTGCAGAAGAAGCTCGACGTGCTGTCCAACGAAATCCTGCTCGAGGCCAACGAATGGGGCGGCCACCTGGCGGCGATGGCGTCCGAGGAAATGGAAACCATCCATCTGATCCCGAACCGCTACCCCAAGGGCGAATACCTGCTGCTGTTCGATCCGCTGGACGGCTCGTCGAACATCGACGTCAACGTGTCGATCGGCACGATCTTTTCGGTGCTGCATGCGCCGCACCGCGTGGCGGGCGCCGAAGAAGTCTGCGAACAGGATTTCCTGCAGCCCGGCAGCCAGCAGGTGGCCGCGGGCTATGCGGTGTACGGTCCGCAGACCATGCTGGTGCTGACCATCGGCACCGGCGTGGTGGGCTTCACGCTCGACCGCGAAATGGGCTCGTGGGTGCTCACCCACGAGAATATGCGCGTGCCCGAAGACACCAAGGAATTCGCCATCAACATGTCGAACATGCGTCACTGGGCGCCGCCCGTGCGGCGCTACATCGACGAATGCCTGGCCGGCACGACCGGCCCGCTGGGCAAAGACTACAACATGCGCTGGATCGCCTCGATGGTGGCCGACGTGCACCGCATCATGACCCGCGGCGGCATCTTCATGTACCCCTGGGACGCGCGCGAGCCCGGCAAGGCGGGCAAGCTGCGGCTGATGTACGAAGCCAACCCGATGAGCATGATCATCGAACAGGCCGGCGGCGCGGCCATCGACGGCACGCGGCGCATCCTGGACATTCAGCCCGACAAGCTGCACCAGCGCGTCAGCGTGATCCTCGGCTCGAAGAACGAAGTCGAACGGGTCGGCCGCTATCACGCCGAGGCCGCCCAAGCGCCTGCCTAG
- a CDS encoding YgdI/YgdR family lipoprotein — protein MKLKTMTLALIVTGVGVLAGCSSPSTVQTRDGSQLVTPDEPKYNDDTGFYEYEKDGHKVQINKDDVKSIEEVK, from the coding sequence ATGAAATTGAAGACCATGACGCTCGCCCTGATCGTGACCGGAGTCGGCGTACTGGCGGGCTGCTCGTCGCCATCGACGGTACAGACGCGCGACGGTAGCCAGCTCGTCACTCCCGATGAGCCGAAGTACAACGACGATACGGGCTTCTACGAGTACGAGAAAGACGGCCACAAGGTCCAGATCAACAAGGACGATGTGAAGAGCATCGAAGAAGTGAAGTAG
- the thrC gene encoding threonine synthase has translation MKYISTRGGMAPQAFSDILLEGLAPDGGLAVPETLPQISADTLESWRGLSYADLAFEVLSRFATDIPADDLRRLTHAAYRPGIFSSEDIVPLRALDDGMHLLGLSEGPTLAFKDMAMQFLGQVFEYVLTRRGATLNILGATSGDTGSAAEYALRGKQGVAVFMLSPHGRMSAFQRAQMYSLQDENIHNIAVRGVFDEAQDIVKALAGDLDFKTRYRIGAVNSINWARIAAQVVYYFHGWLRATSAAGQQVSFAVPSGNFGNILSGHIARAMGLPVRRLVLATNENNVLEEFFRTGIYRPRGAEQTYATSSPSMDISRASNFERFVFDLTGRDPRRVKALWADLARDGYFDLASLKPGFESQYGFVAGTSTHADRLAVIRATYDATGVLVDPHTADGVKVAREFVEPGVPMLVLETALPAKFSDTIEEALGRPVTPPPALAGLESLPQRVEVMDCDAQLVRRYIEANAKV, from the coding sequence ATGAAATACATTTCTACCCGCGGCGGCATGGCCCCGCAAGCATTCAGCGACATCCTGCTCGAAGGCCTGGCCCCCGACGGCGGCCTGGCCGTACCCGAAACCCTGCCGCAGATTTCGGCCGATACGCTCGAAAGCTGGCGCGGCCTGTCGTATGCCGACCTGGCTTTCGAAGTGCTGTCGCGCTTTGCCACCGATATCCCGGCCGACGACCTGCGCCGCCTGACGCACGCGGCCTACCGGCCTGGCATCTTCAGCAGCGAAGACATCGTGCCGCTGCGGGCGCTCGATGACGGGATGCATCTGTTGGGCCTGTCGGAAGGCCCGACGCTGGCCTTCAAAGACATGGCCATGCAGTTCCTGGGCCAGGTTTTCGAGTATGTGCTGACCAGGCGCGGCGCCACGCTGAACATCCTGGGCGCCACGTCGGGCGATACCGGGTCGGCTGCCGAATACGCGCTGCGCGGCAAGCAGGGCGTGGCGGTGTTCATGCTGTCGCCGCATGGCCGCATGAGCGCCTTTCAGCGCGCCCAGATGTACTCGCTGCAAGACGAGAACATCCACAACATCGCCGTGCGCGGCGTGTTCGACGAGGCCCAGGATATCGTCAAGGCGCTGGCTGGCGATCTCGATTTCAAGACCCGCTATCGCATTGGCGCGGTGAATTCCATCAACTGGGCGCGCATCGCCGCCCAGGTGGTGTATTACTTCCATGGCTGGCTGCGCGCCACCTCGGCTGCCGGACAGCAGGTGTCGTTCGCCGTGCCCTCGGGCAATTTCGGCAATATCTTGTCGGGGCACATCGCGCGCGCCATGGGCCTGCCCGTGCGGCGCCTGGTGCTGGCCACCAACGAGAACAACGTGCTGGAAGAGTTCTTCCGCACCGGCATCTACCGCCCGCGCGGCGCCGAGCAAACCTACGCGACCTCCAGCCCGTCGATGGATATCTCGCGGGCCTCGAATTTCGAGCGCTTCGTCTTCGATCTCACCGGTCGCGACCCGCGGCGCGTCAAGGCGCTATGGGCGGACCTCGCGCGCGACGGCTACTTCGATCTGGCCTCCCTGAAGCCGGGCTTCGAATCGCAGTACGGCTTCGTGGCCGGCACCAGCACGCACGCCGACCGCCTGGCCGTGATTCGCGCCACCTACGACGCCACCGGCGTGCTGGTCGACCCGCACACTGCGGACGGCGTGAAGGTCGCCCGCGAGTTCGTCGAGCCGGGCGTGCCCATGCTGGTGCTGGAAACGGCGCTGCCGGCAAAATTTTCCGACACCATCGAAGAGGCCCTGGGCCGGCCGGTAACGCCGCCACCGGCCCTGGCAGGCCTGGAGTCGCTGCCGCAGCGCGTCGAGGTCATGGATTGCGACGCACAGTTGGTACGGCGCTACATCGAGGCCAATGCCAAAGTGTAA
- a CDS encoding homoserine dehydrogenase, translated as MKPIKIGLLGLGVVGGGTWSVLARNAEEIARRAGRRIEISRVAVRDVAKARSRVGDAVTVDTDVHALVRDPEVDIVVELIGGDTLARELVLEAIAHRKHVVTANKALLAKHGNEIFAAASAQGVMVAFEAAVAGGIPIIKAIREGLTANRIEWVAGIINGTTNFILSEMRSRGLPFADVLAEAQRLGYAEADPTFDVEGVDAAHKLTLLASLAFGVPVQFDKAHIEGISQLAQEDIAHAERLGYRIKLLGITKRRADGIELRVHPALVPAERLLANVEGAMNAVLVRGDAVGPTLYYGQGAGEEPTASAVVADLVDVTRLHTADPGNRVPHLAFQPDALSDLAILPIDKVSTSYYLRLRVDDQPGVLADIARILAERGISIGSMIQQPSHIGGADIIFLTHQAVEGNVDQAIRSIEQLPFVRSSVTRLRVETLT; from the coding sequence ATCAAGCCCATCAAGATCGGCCTGCTCGGACTGGGCGTGGTGGGGGGCGGAACCTGGAGCGTGCTGGCCCGCAATGCCGAAGAAATCGCCCGTCGCGCCGGCCGGCGCATCGAGATCAGCCGCGTCGCCGTACGCGACGTGGCCAAGGCGCGCAGCCGCGTTGGCGACGCCGTCACGGTCGACACCGACGTGCACGCGCTGGTGCGCGACCCCGAAGTCGACATCGTGGTGGAGCTCATCGGTGGCGACACGCTGGCGCGCGAGCTGGTGCTCGAGGCCATTGCGCATCGCAAGCACGTGGTCACCGCCAACAAGGCGCTGCTGGCCAAGCATGGCAACGAGATCTTCGCCGCGGCCTCGGCGCAGGGCGTCATGGTGGCCTTCGAGGCCGCCGTTGCCGGCGGCATTCCCATCATCAAGGCCATTCGCGAAGGCCTGACCGCCAACCGCATCGAATGGGTGGCGGGCATCATCAACGGCACCACCAATTTCATCCTGTCCGAAATGCGCTCGCGCGGCCTGCCGTTTGCCGACGTGCTGGCCGAAGCGCAACGCCTGGGCTACGCCGAGGCCGACCCGACCTTCGACGTCGAGGGCGTGGACGCCGCGCACAAGCTGACGCTGCTGGCCTCGCTGGCATTCGGCGTGCCGGTGCAGTTCGACAAGGCGCACATCGAAGGCATTTCGCAGCTCGCCCAGGAAGACATTGCCCATGCCGAGCGCCTGGGCTACCGCATCAAGCTGCTGGGCATCACCAAGCGCCGCGCCGACGGCATCGAGCTACGCGTGCACCCGGCCCTGGTGCCGGCCGAGCGCCTGCTGGCCAACGTAGAGGGCGCCATGAACGCCGTGCTGGTGCGCGGCGATGCCGTGGGCCCCACGCTGTACTACGGGCAGGGCGCCGGCGAAGAGCCCACCGCCTCGGCGGTGGTGGCCGACCTGGTCGATGTCACCCGTCTGCACACGGCTGACCCCGGCAACCGCGTGCCGCACCTGGCCTTCCAGCCCGACGCGCTGTCCGACCTGGCGATCCTGCCCATCGACAAGGTCAGCACCTCTTATTATTTGCGGCTGCGGGTCGACGATCAGCCCGGCGTGCTGGCCGACATCGCCCGCATCCTGGCCGAGCGCGGCATTTCCATCGGTTCGATGATTCAGCAGCCTTCGCACATCGGCGGCGCCGATATCATCTTCCTGACCCACCAGGCCGTCGAAGGCAATGTCGACCAAGCCATTCGCAGCATCGAACAACTGCCGTTCGTGCGCTCCAGCGTGACGCGCCTGCGTGTCGAGACCCTGACATGA
- the alaC gene encoding alanine transaminase: MRKFSRIERLPPYVFNITGELKMAARRRGEDIIDMSMGNPDGPTPKHIVDKLVEASSRPTTHGYSVSKGIPRLRKAICDWYQRRYAVEFDPDSEAIVTIGSKEGLAHLMLATLDRGDTVLVPNPSYPIHIYGAVIAGANIRSVRMTPGVDFFEELERAVRESIPKPKMMILGFPSNPTAQCVDLSFFERVVALAKEHDILVVHDLAYADICFDGYVAPSIMQVPGARDVAVEFFTMSKSYNMAGWRIGYMVGNRELVNALARIKSYHDYGTFTPIQVASIAALDGPQDCVGEVVEQYRSRRDVLARGLHEAGWNVEIPKASMYIWAQIPEPYRAMGSLEFAKRVLSDAKVAVSPGIGFGEYGDEYVRFALIENEQRTRQAVRGIKDMFRKDGLLK; this comes from the coding sequence ATGAGGAAGTTCTCCCGCATCGAGCGTCTGCCCCCGTACGTGTTCAACATTACCGGCGAGCTCAAGATGGCCGCCCGGCGGCGCGGGGAGGACATCATCGACATGTCGATGGGCAACCCCGATGGCCCCACGCCCAAGCACATCGTCGACAAGCTGGTCGAGGCCTCCAGCCGGCCCACCACCCACGGGTATTCCGTATCGAAGGGTATTCCGCGCCTGCGCAAGGCCATTTGCGATTGGTACCAGCGCCGCTACGCGGTCGAGTTCGATCCCGACAGCGAAGCCATTGTCACCATCGGCTCGAAAGAGGGCCTGGCCCACCTGATGCTGGCCACGCTCGACCGCGGCGACACTGTGCTGGTGCCCAATCCCAGCTATCCCATCCACATCTATGGGGCAGTCATCGCCGGCGCCAACATCCGTTCGGTGCGCATGACGCCGGGCGTGGACTTCTTCGAGGAACTCGAGCGCGCCGTGCGCGAGTCGATTCCCAAGCCCAAGATGATGATCCTGGGCTTTCCCAGCAATCCCACCGCGCAGTGCGTCGACCTGTCGTTCTTCGAGCGGGTGGTGGCGCTGGCCAAAGAGCACGACATCCTGGTGGTGCACGACCTCGCCTACGCCGACATCTGTTTCGACGGTTACGTTGCGCCGTCCATCATGCAGGTGCCCGGCGCGCGCGATGTCGCGGTGGAGTTCTTCACCATGAGCAAGAGCTACAACATGGCCGGTTGGCGCATCGGCTACATGGTGGGCAATCGCGAACTCGTCAATGCACTGGCGCGCATCAAGAGCTACCACGATTACGGCACGTTCACGCCCATTCAGGTGGCGTCCATCGCCGCGCTCGACGGCCCGCAAGACTGCGTTGGCGAAGTGGTCGAGCAGTACCGCAGCCGCCGCGACGTGCTGGCGCGCGGCCTGCACGAGGCTGGCTGGAACGTCGAGATTCCCAAGGCGTCCATGTATATCTGGGCGCAGATTCCCGAGCCTTACCGTGCCATGGGTTCGCTGGAGTTCGCCAAGCGCGTGCTGTCCGACGCCAAGGTCGCGGTGTCGCCCGGCATTGGTTTCGGCGAATACGGCGACGAGTACGTGCGCTTCGCTCTCATCGAGAACGAACAACGCACGCGCCAGGCGGTGCGGGGCATCAAAGACATGTTCCGCAAGGATGGTCTGCTGAAGTAA
- a CDS encoding Mth938-like domain-containing protein produces MKLHTDPASALNTVTAYGDGYIEVNQVRFSHAVAFGPEGTVAEWPVQAAPDITSALLLQAAGLTEAPRDPMAFLDAPETAAPTAGQGPEVLLVGTGSRQRLLSQDVLRPLLAAGIGVEVMDTQAAARTYNILMAEGRRVIVALLPTQGDLPA; encoded by the coding sequence TTGAAGCTGCACACCGACCCTGCATCGGCCCTGAATACCGTCACCGCCTACGGTGACGGCTATATCGAGGTCAACCAGGTACGATTTTCCCACGCGGTCGCCTTCGGCCCCGAAGGCACGGTCGCTGAATGGCCGGTCCAGGCCGCCCCCGACATCACCTCCGCCCTGCTCTTGCAGGCCGCCGGCCTGACCGAGGCCCCGCGCGACCCCATGGCGTTCCTGGATGCCCCCGAAACGGCCGCCCCGACGGCCGGCCAGGGCCCGGAAGTGCTGCTGGTCGGCACGGGCAGCCGGCAGCGGCTGCTGAGCCAGGACGTGCTGCGCCCCCTGCTGGCGGCCGGCATTGGCGTCGAGGTCATGGATACCCAGGCGGCCGCCCGCACCTACAACATCCTGATGGCAGAAGGCCGGCGCGTCATCGTCGCGCTGCTGCCCACCCAAGGAGATCTCCCCGCATGA
- a CDS encoding peroxiredoxin, with protein MTPHIGKPAPQFIAESTIGPISLEQCRGRAVVLYFYPKDNTPGCTTESQDFRDLHADFLAAGAVVVGISRDSLKSHQNFQNKYQLPFPLISDTDETVCNLYGVIKQKNMYGKQVRGIERSTFLVDAEGRLVQEWRGVKVPNHASEVLQAARSIG; from the coding sequence ATGACGCCGCACATAGGCAAGCCCGCTCCGCAATTCATCGCCGAGAGCACGATCGGCCCCATCAGCCTCGAGCAGTGCCGCGGCCGCGCAGTGGTGCTGTACTTCTACCCCAAAGACAACACCCCCGGCTGCACGACCGAAAGCCAGGATTTCCGCGACCTGCATGCCGATTTCCTGGCGGCCGGCGCCGTGGTGGTGGGCATTTCGCGCGACTCGCTGAAATCGCACCAGAACTTCCAGAACAAATACCAGTTGCCCTTCCCTCTTATTTCGGACACGGACGAAACGGTATGCAATCTGTACGGCGTCATCAAGCAGAAGAATATGTACGGTAAACAGGTACGCGGCATCGAGCGCAGCACGTTTCTGGTCGATGCCGAGGGCCGGCTGGTGCAGGAATGGCGTGGGGTCAAGGTGCCCAATCACGCCAGCGAAGTGCTGCAGGCCGCCCGCAGTATCGGTTGA